The following proteins are co-located in the Campylobacter concisus genome:
- the fdhD gene encoding formate dehydrogenase accessory sulfurtransferase FdhD, protein MQPIFTTQITKFKGAQKSAVDDILVREIKLEIYINGKRFGALMATPTDQEALAAGYLISENLIASPEDIESIELSSDALSVRVKAKINEKRLEQFDEEKVIISGCGRSSTANIDPEAMAARSVKADVKFNKDEILRQMGQFYTQCELYEMTGCVHTAKLFVNGEQFYIGEDIAQHNTIDKAVGKAILAGAQLQNSFLMVSGRLSSEMVAKAVMHGIPVLVSRTAPTSLGVVIARKFNLTLCGFARGENINVYSGAERIYE, encoded by the coding sequence ATGCAACCTATTTTTACGACCCAAATCACCAAATTTAAAGGCGCGCAAAAAAGCGCCGTTGATGATATTTTGGTGCGCGAGATCAAGCTTGAGATCTACATAAACGGCAAGCGTTTTGGCGCACTCATGGCGACTCCGACCGATCAGGAGGCTCTAGCTGCTGGCTACCTAATCAGCGAAAATTTGATCGCAAGCCCTGAGGATATCGAAAGCATAGAGCTCTCAAGCGACGCTTTAAGCGTGCGGGTAAAGGCTAAAATCAACGAAAAACGCCTCGAGCAGTTTGACGAGGAAAAGGTGATAATCAGCGGCTGCGGGCGTAGCTCGACGGCAAACATCGACCCTGAGGCTATGGCGGCGCGCTCCGTAAAGGCCGACGTCAAATTTAACAAAGACGAAATTTTGCGCCAGATGGGGCAGTTTTACACGCAGTGCGAGCTTTACGAGATGACGGGCTGCGTGCATACGGCTAAGCTTTTCGTGAACGGAGAGCAGTTTTACATCGGCGAGGATATCGCTCAGCATAACACCATAGACAAAGCCGTCGGCAAAGCTATACTAGCCGGCGCGCAGCTGCAAAATTCGTTTTTGATGGTGAGCGGCAGGCTCAGCTCCGAAATGGTCGCAAAAGCCGTCATGCACGGCATCCCAGTGCTCGTCTCGCGTACGGCTCCGACTAGTCTTGGCGTCGTGATAGCGCGTAAATTTAACCTAACGCTGTGCGGCTTTGCTCGCGGCGAAAACATAAACGTGTATAGCGGCGCAGAGAGAATCTATGAGTGA
- a CDS encoding winged helix-turn-helix domain-containing protein — translation MSEQIRELITKLLNPKGRLDCGAAFRIAAKLGVEIGEVSDEAEKMGVKIDNCELGQFGGLENGRGKYTVMTQLKQMTDEKGRILCKDARDAAAGVGLKTIRSTLKDYKIDVKYCQLGCFKEKKGKKMRVKTKTWIENDEGELIFGKGKTEVLDVIAEVGSISKAAEILGMNYKKCWTHLQILQKNLKEELFTTRQGGGENAGTTLNERAHELINAYRQLQNDIEDFADKRFKELFLKKDGEKNDATKDYKKDKKSI, via the coding sequence ATGAGTGAGCAAATCCGTGAACTGATAACAAAACTGTTAAATCCAAAAGGCAGGCTAGACTGCGGCGCGGCGTTTAGGATCGCCGCAAAGCTAGGCGTAGAGATCGGCGAGGTTAGCGACGAGGCTGAAAAAATGGGCGTAAAGATCGACAACTGCGAGCTGGGACAGTTTGGCGGGCTAGAAAACGGACGCGGCAAATACACCGTGATGACGCAGCTAAAACAAATGACCGATGAAAAGGGCAGAATACTGTGCAAAGACGCTAGAGACGCAGCTGCGGGCGTGGGGCTAAAGACGATCCGCTCTACGCTAAAAGACTATAAAATCGACGTAAAATACTGCCAGCTAGGGTGTTTTAAGGAGAAGAAAGGAAAAAAGATGAGAGTAAAAACCAAAACTTGGATAGAAAACGACGAGGGCGAGCTGATATTCGGTAAGGGCAAAACCGAAGTCCTAGACGTCATCGCCGAGGTCGGCTCGATCTCAAAGGCCGCCGAAATCCTAGGAATGAACTATAAAAAATGCTGGACTCATCTGCAAATTTTGCAAAAAAATCTAAAAGAGGAGCTTTTTACGACTAGGCAAGGCGGCGGCGAAAATGCCGGTACGACGCTAAACGAGCGCGCGCATGAGCTCATAAACGCCTATAGGCAGCTTCAAAACGACATCGAGGATTTTGCGGATAAGCGCTTTAAGGAGTTGTTCTTGAAAAAAGACGGCGAAAAAAATGACGCAACTAAAGACTACAAAAAAGATAAAAAATCAATTTAA
- a CDS encoding sodium-dependent tyrosine transporter gives MYVKLNDRVYLNKDKITRIKVDSVQDGIRIRFYEGQNQVAKSGCFETEAKAIEWLEKNFINK, from the coding sequence ATGTACGTAAAACTAAACGATAGGGTCTATCTAAACAAAGACAAGATCACTAGAATAAAGGTAGATAGCGTCCAAGACGGTATCAGGATTCGCTTCTACGAGGGGCAAAATCAGGTCGCTAAAAGCGGATGCTTCGAAACTGAGGCAAAAGCTATCGAGTGGCTAGAGAAAAATTTTATAAACAAATAA
- a CDS encoding aminotransferase class V-fold PLP-dependent enzyme, which translates to MANLDEIRKNIILKPGMHYFDFAASGLAYEPVEREIGEILKTYANTHSDSSSSAIITQRRYEGARESLKKLLGLDERFCLIACGHGTTAAIKKFQELLGIYLPPATRSAIGEANLRTAQLPLVLVSPYEHHSNELSYREGLCDYLRVPLSEGGEIDLLALERILKLNAGRRIIGSFSAASNVTGVISDYKKISELIRAAGGIVAFDCAALSSHANLDCDYFDAIFLSPHKLLGGPASCGLLAIKKELLGSDVPTFAAGGTVAYASREGHVFLKNPEQLEEGGTPPIIGLMRANLAYALRNEVGFEQIKSAEDELARLFESELAGIDEIINYAPKGAPRLPIISFNVRGVSAYDFAASLSNDFGIQTRAGVMCAGPYAHDLLGIKEGRMPESKPGFVRVSLHYTHTEQDVHYLVGAIKSCTKKHRELWGEEKAMYEMFGGKI; encoded by the coding sequence ATGGCAAATTTAGACGAAATAAGAAAAAATATCATCCTAAAACCTGGCATGCACTATTTTGATTTCGCGGCTTCGGGGCTTGCTTATGAGCCCGTAGAGCGCGAGATAGGCGAAATTTTAAAAACCTACGCCAACACCCACTCCGACAGTAGCTCTAGTGCGATCATCACGCAGAGACGCTACGAGGGCGCGAGAGAGAGCCTAAAAAAGCTGCTGGGGCTTGACGAGCGGTTTTGTCTCATCGCCTGCGGACATGGCACGACGGCCGCGATCAAGAAATTTCAGGAGCTGCTTGGCATCTATCTGCCGCCTGCGACCAGAAGCGCGATCGGCGAGGCAAATTTACGTACCGCGCAGCTTCCGCTCGTGCTCGTTTCGCCCTACGAACACCACTCAAACGAGCTTAGCTATCGCGAGGGGCTTTGCGACTACCTGCGCGTACCTCTTAGCGAGGGCGGCGAGATCGATCTGCTAGCGCTTGAGCGCATCCTGAAGCTAAATGCCGGACGCCGCATCATCGGCTCATTTAGCGCCGCCTCGAACGTCACGGGCGTCATTAGCGACTATAAAAAGATCAGCGAGCTAATCAGGGCTGCGGGCGGTATCGTCGCCTTTGACTGCGCGGCGCTGAGCTCGCACGCAAATTTAGACTGCGATTACTTCGACGCTATTTTCCTCTCGCCGCATAAGCTATTAGGAGGGCCTGCTAGCTGCGGGCTTTTGGCGATTAAAAAAGAGCTGCTCGGTAGCGACGTGCCGACATTTGCCGCGGGCGGAACGGTCGCCTACGCTAGCCGCGAAGGGCACGTGTTTTTGAAAAATCCCGAGCAGCTAGAAGAAGGCGGTACGCCGCCTATTATCGGGCTTATGCGGGCAAATTTGGCTTACGCGCTGCGAAACGAGGTGGGCTTCGAGCAAATAAAAAGCGCCGAGGACGAGCTAGCGCGGCTTTTTGAGAGCGAGCTAGCGGGCATTGACGAGATCATAAACTACGCTCCAAAGGGCGCGCCGCGGCTGCCGATAATTTCGTTTAACGTGCGCGGCGTCTCGGCGTATGATTTCGCCGCGAGCCTAAGTAACGACTTCGGTATCCAGACGCGTGCGGGCGTGATGTGCGCGGGGCCGTATGCTCACGATCTGCTGGGTATCAAGGAGGGGCGCATGCCCGAGAGCAAGCCCGGCTTCGTGCGCGTGAGCCTGCACTACACGCACACCGAGCAAGACGTGCATTATCTAGTGGGCGCGATAAAATCCTGCACTAAAAAACACCGCGAGCTCTGGGGTGAGGAAAAGGCGATGTATGAGATGTTCGGCGGGAAAATTTAG
- the tupA gene encoding tungstate ABC transporter substrate-binding protein TupA → MKKIILGSLAAAVLAFGADNELIMATTTSTDNTGLLDAIYPVYKAKTGVDIKWTAVGTGAALKLGEDCNADILFVHSPKVEKEFVEKGFGLKRNAVMYNDFVVIADKSIADKFKGKDIKESFELIKKDGIKFFSRGDKSGTDNKEKGIWKKIAGEVPEKDGWYMQTGQGMLATINAAAEQKGVTFTDRGTYIKYEANQKGHPEMVIINEGDNDLKNFYSLIAVNPKHCPKTDIENAEKFIKWATSEEGQKFIGDFKLLDKPLFTPDANSRKN, encoded by the coding sequence ATGAAAAAGATTATTTTAGGCTCACTAGCAGCCGCAGTTTTGGCGTTTGGCGCTGATAATGAACTAATCATGGCGACTACAACAAGTACAGATAACACTGGCTTGCTTGACGCGATCTATCCAGTTTATAAGGCAAAAACAGGCGTTGATATAAAATGGACAGCTGTTGGCACAGGCGCTGCACTAAAGCTTGGCGAAGACTGCAACGCTGACATACTTTTCGTTCACTCACCAAAAGTTGAGAAAGAATTTGTAGAAAAAGGTTTTGGCTTAAAAAGAAATGCCGTAATGTATAATGACTTCGTCGTTATCGCTGATAAATCAATCGCTGATAAATTTAAAGGTAAAGATATAAAAGAGAGCTTTGAGCTTATCAAAAAAGATGGTATCAAATTCTTCTCACGTGGCGATAAATCAGGCACAGACAATAAAGAAAAAGGCATCTGGAAAAAGATCGCTGGTGAAGTCCCTGAAAAAGACGGCTGGTATATGCAAACAGGCCAAGGTATGCTAGCTACAATAAATGCTGCTGCTGAGCAAAAAGGCGTTACATTTACTGATCGTGGTACTTACATTAAATATGAAGCAAACCAAAAAGGTCATCCTGAGATGGTCATCATCAACGAGGGCGACAACGATCTTAAAAACTTCTACTCTCTAATCGCAGTAAATCCAAAACACTGCCCTAAAACTGACATCGAAAATGCAGAGAAATTCATAAAATGGGCTACAAGCGAAGAGGGTCAGAAATTTATAGGTGACTTTAAGCTGTTAGATAAGCCGCTTTTCACGCCTGACGCAAACAGTCGCAAAAACTAA
- the tupB gene encoding tungstate ABC transporter permease TupB, with the protein MDFLLHGFAEAFNLLLNGNLETYSAIKATLYTSSVSILFAVLIGFPLGFSLGFYDFKGRKILRLLSDTALAMPTVAIGLILYAFITRNGPLGSLNLLFTLKAVMLGQFVLALPIIISLTASVVENMETKHYLTILNLRLAPAKLVFCVLYELRYALMVVIATAYGRIVAEVGIAMMIGGNIKYFTRTITTAVSLETNKGEFAMGIALALVLIFIAFAVNLAIHALKRLDR; encoded by the coding sequence TTGGATTTTTTACTTCACGGCTTTGCAGAAGCCTTTAATCTACTTTTAAACGGCAATCTTGAAACATATTCAGCCATCAAGGCTACCCTTTACACATCAAGTGTGTCGATACTTTTTGCCGTTCTTATAGGCTTTCCACTTGGTTTTTCGCTTGGATTTTATGACTTTAAGGGCCGCAAAATTTTACGCCTTCTAAGTGACACAGCTCTTGCCATGCCAACGGTTGCGATCGGTCTTATTTTATATGCATTTATCACGAGAAATGGCCCGCTTGGCAGCCTAAATTTACTCTTTACGCTAAAAGCGGTCATGCTGGGTCAGTTTGTGCTAGCCCTTCCTATCATCATCTCGCTTACTGCAAGCGTGGTTGAAAATATGGAGACAAAGCACTATCTAACTATCCTAAATTTACGCCTTGCGCCAGCAAAGCTAGTTTTTTGCGTGCTTTATGAGTTGCGCTACGCTCTCATGGTAGTTATCGCCACAGCCTACGGCAGAATCGTGGCTGAAGTGGGCATTGCGATGATGATAGGTGGCAACATCAAGTATTTTACCCGCACGATCACGACTGCGGTGTCGCTGGAGACGAACAAGGGCGAGTTTGCGATGGGTATCGCGCTAGCTTTGGTGCTCATCTTTATCGCATTTGCGGTAAATTTGGCGATACATGCGCTAAAAAGGCTTGATAGATGA
- the tupC gene encoding tungstate ABC transporter ATP-binding protein TupC, with the protein MINVRNLRLNYGANEILNIPRLDIDVAKITALTGSNGSGKSTLMRVISFLQKPTSGEVQLWGSSAPSLNLLRDVSVLLPEPALLKRSVRENFKAVLKSRGVLWEFDERASEALNLVGLDESFLNKRHFELSSGQTQRVSFALNLALRSRLYLLDEPTNSVDVGTSKLFGKAVLYMRQRYGCGFVIASHDDKWLTAIAEENVFLHKGRVCEFEYKNIFDARDGVLKFDKNASVNLPQNLRNAVKIAVNPSKITLSKTPIEGYLEGILHSVSLYLGKDLLVKIKVGDFLIKTLAANSQNFRVGENIYFKFDEEAFLGLE; encoded by the coding sequence GTGATAAACGTTAGAAATTTACGCCTAAACTACGGCGCGAACGAGATTTTAAATATCCCACGCCTTGATATCGACGTCGCCAAAATCACCGCGCTAACGGGCAGCAACGGTAGCGGCAAAAGTACGCTTATGCGAGTGATTTCGTTTTTGCAAAAGCCAACTAGCGGCGAAGTGCAGCTGTGGGGAAGCAGCGCGCCTAGTCTAAATTTACTGCGCGACGTTAGCGTTTTGCTACCAGAGCCCGCGCTTTTAAAACGCTCCGTGAGGGAAAATTTCAAAGCCGTTTTAAAAAGCCGCGGAGTGCTGTGGGAATTTGACGAGCGAGCGAGCGAGGCGTTAAATTTGGTCGGGCTTGACGAGAGCTTTTTAAACAAGCGCCACTTTGAGCTAAGCTCCGGGCAGACGCAGCGCGTTAGCTTTGCGTTAAATTTGGCGCTTAGATCGCGTCTTTATCTACTCGACGAGCCGACAAATAGCGTGGACGTGGGCACGTCAAAGCTGTTTGGCAAAGCGGTGCTTTACATGCGGCAAAGATACGGCTGCGGCTTTGTGATCGCTAGCCACGACGACAAATGGCTAACCGCCATTGCCGAAGAAAACGTCTTTTTGCACAAGGGGCGTGTGTGCGAATTCGAGTACAAAAATATATTCGACGCGCGGGACGGGGTTTTAAAATTTGACAAAAACGCGAGCGTAAATTTACCGCAAAATTTACGTAACGCCGTAAAGATCGCCGTAAATCCAAGTAAAATAACGCTAAGCAAAACGCCGATAGAAGGCTATCTTGAGGGCATCTTGCACTCGGTTTCGCTCTATCTTGGCAAAGATCTTTTGGTGAAAATCAAAGTCGGCGACTTTTTGATTAAAACGCTGGCGGCGAATTCGCAAAATTTTAGAGTCGGCGAAAATATTTATTTTAAATTTGACGAGGAAGCGTTTTTGGGGCTTGAGTGA
- a CDS encoding molecular chaperone yields the protein MTSKGEFAAGRGLYYSLFSRFFVFSQEADRFSGVNAMLGLASAHALNEESAAAIMRIQAKFDEKNSQNLADEFDEIFHALPSPLRNSLSYYDEGYEVGHACAKVRKILARTDLRRDEAKFKENEDNVGFVFALMSEFIARESELELYGELEEQLFKEIINPNIDEFINDLFNHESSEVYKDVAVLLQGFIEFERVVLSAPRPINQGKNKKTLDGVSRSEAIRRQKNRVRKIKAMEEENAKK from the coding sequence ATGACTAGCAAGGGCGAATTTGCGGCGGGACGTGGGCTTTACTACTCGCTATTTTCGCGTTTTTTCGTTTTTAGCCAAGAAGCCGATAGATTTAGCGGCGTAAACGCGATGCTAGGCCTTGCCTCGGCGCACGCTCTAAACGAGGAATCGGCCGCCGCGATAATGCGCATACAGGCAAAATTCGACGAGAAAAATTCGCAAAATTTAGCGGATGAATTCGATGAAATTTTCCACGCTCTGCCAAGTCCGCTTAGAAACTCGCTGTCCTACTACGACGAGGGCTACGAGGTCGGGCATGCCTGCGCGAAAGTGCGTAAAATTTTAGCCCGCACCGACCTTAGGCGCGACGAGGCTAAATTTAAAGAAAACGAAGACAACGTGGGTTTCGTGTTTGCGCTAATGAGCGAATTTATCGCGCGAGAGAGCGAGCTGGAGTTATACGGCGAGCTTGAGGAGCAGCTTTTTAAAGAGATCATAAACCCAAACATCGACGAATTTATAAATGATCTTTTTAACCACGAAAGCAGCGAAGTTTACAAAGACGTCGCAGTGCTTTTGCAAGGATTTATAGAGTTTGAGCGCGTAGTTTTAAGCGCGCCGCGTCCTATAAATCAAGGCAAAAACAAAAAGACTTTGGACGGAGTTTCAAGATCTGAGGCCATAAGAAGGCAAAAAAACCGAGTGAGAAAGATAAAAGCTATGGAGGAAGAAAATGCAAAAAAATAG
- a CDS encoding twin-arginine translocation signal domain-containing protein, translating to MQKNRREFLKKAGLVGAVAATAGVATAAASNLKYGKSKKTEVLYKRSKNWDLYYEQAK from the coding sequence ATGCAAAAAAATAGGCGAGAATTTTTAAAAAAGGCGGGGCTAGTCGGCGCGGTAGCGGCTACGGCCGGAGTAGCGACGGCAGCGGCGTCAAACCTAAAATACGGTAAAAGCAAAAAGACCGAAGTGCTTTATAAAAGAAGCAAAAACTGGGATCTATACTACGAACAAGCGAAATAA
- a CDS encoding formate dehydrogenase subunit alpha — translation MPHSNAVGRRSFLKMAALAGVASGMSGLAASGVTRSATKEEMANPFPNSKIVKTVCTVCSVGCGVRAEVENGVWVRQEVAQDHPVSAGGHCCKGSDVIDMVRSHCRVKYPMKKVGGKWKRISYKDALDEIGAKLKAYREKNPEQVMFLGSAKDCNEQSYYISKFVAMFGTNNLDHQARLUHSSTVAGVANTWGYGAMTNHLGDIQNAKSIFIVGANPAVNHPVGFRHFLKAKENNGAKLIVVDPRYTRTAAKADYFAQIRTGTDIPFMYGMMNIIFQNGWEDKEFINDRVYGMDLIREEAAKWTPEVVADVCGIKKETLLEITEVYAKNRPGSVVWAMGLTQHTIGSSNTRIAPILQLVLGNMGVSGGGCNILRGHDNVQGATDMANLPTELPGYYPKNEANWKYFAKMWKVDFEWLQKNFVKPEMMFKPGFTLSKWWAGVLDGKNGNEAVDNASDSIKALVVIGNGITSTAQQVKVKEGLDALELLVLVDPFVNDAGVITDKKDDVYILPAATQFETSGTVVATNRSGQWRSQVVEPLFESMPDHEILFELAKRLGYYDELTRTIRDAEGKIEWPEVATREIANIIKTIGMTGWTPERLKRHQENWDKFDEKTSLGKPGTVVEGEYYGLPWPCWTEDHPGSPILYDINKSVRQGGMGFRNRFGLEHNGVSQLAADGSAPVDSFVKGGYPEIKKDNIEKVLGITLTEDEKAKIGGSWIHDDSNIIAKKCMEKNIAPYGNARARTIVWTFADQIPLHREPLHTPRFDLAQKYPSFEDKKLQNRVDTKFKSVQLAKDYSKEFPIILTTARLVNFSGAGMETRASMYLSRLTPEMFADIHPELAAKHGIKNWDFIWVHSPEGTKVKVRARVVPSVKPDTIFMPFHYAGYMQGVDMTGNFPEGTKPYAVGESANTVTNYGYDINTQIPETKSGLCRIEKA, via the coding sequence ATGCCCCACTCAAACGCAGTCGGGCGAAGATCGTTTTTAAAAATGGCCGCGCTAGCAGGCGTAGCGAGCGGCATGAGCGGGCTGGCTGCTAGCGGCGTAACTAGAAGCGCCACAAAAGAAGAAATGGCAAATCCGTTTCCAAACTCTAAAATCGTAAAAACCGTTTGTACGGTTTGCTCCGTTGGATGCGGAGTGCGCGCCGAGGTAGAAAACGGCGTTTGGGTACGCCAAGAAGTAGCCCAAGATCACCCGGTAAGCGCGGGCGGCCACTGCTGTAAGGGCAGCGACGTCATCGATATGGTGCGCTCTCACTGCCGCGTGAAATACCCGATGAAAAAAGTAGGCGGCAAATGGAAACGCATCAGCTACAAAGACGCGCTTGACGAGATCGGCGCCAAATTAAAAGCGTATCGCGAGAAAAACCCTGAACAAGTGATGTTTCTAGGCTCTGCAAAAGATTGCAACGAACAAAGCTATTATATAAGCAAATTCGTAGCGATGTTCGGGACTAACAATCTAGATCACCAAGCACGTCTTTGACACAGCTCTACAGTCGCCGGTGTGGCGAATACTTGGGGTTACGGAGCTATGACCAATCATCTTGGAGATATCCAAAACGCGAAGTCTATCTTTATAGTGGGCGCAAATCCGGCGGTAAATCACCCGGTCGGCTTTAGACATTTTCTAAAAGCGAAGGAAAATAACGGCGCAAAGCTAATCGTGGTCGATCCAAGATACACGAGAACTGCTGCAAAGGCTGATTATTTTGCTCAAATTCGCACCGGCACGGATATACCTTTTATGTACGGCATGATGAATATCATCTTTCAAAACGGCTGGGAAGATAAGGAATTTATAAACGACCGCGTCTACGGTATGGATCTGATCCGCGAAGAGGCTGCCAAATGGACGCCTGAAGTCGTGGCCGATGTTTGCGGGATCAAAAAAGAGACGCTTCTTGAGATAACCGAAGTTTATGCCAAAAATCGCCCGGGATCGGTCGTTTGGGCGATGGGTCTAACTCAGCACACCATAGGCAGCTCAAACACTCGTATCGCTCCGATCCTGCAACTAGTGCTAGGAAATATGGGCGTATCGGGCGGAGGCTGTAATATTCTGCGCGGTCACGACAACGTTCAAGGCGCGACGGATATGGCGAATTTGCCGACCGAGCTACCCGGGTACTATCCAAAAAACGAAGCCAACTGGAAATACTTCGCTAAGATGTGGAAGGTCGATTTTGAATGGCTCCAAAAGAATTTCGTTAAGCCTGAAATGATGTTTAAACCCGGATTTACGCTATCAAAATGGTGGGCGGGCGTGCTTGACGGTAAAAACGGCAACGAAGCCGTAGATAATGCCAGCGACAGTATAAAAGCCTTAGTGGTAATCGGCAACGGTATCACATCAACCGCGCAACAAGTAAAAGTAAAAGAAGGCCTAGATGCGCTTGAGCTTTTAGTGCTGGTAGATCCTTTCGTAAACGATGCCGGCGTGATAACTGACAAAAAAGACGACGTCTACATACTGCCTGCGGCGACGCAGTTTGAAACTAGCGGTACGGTCGTAGCGACAAACCGTAGCGGCCAATGGAGAAGCCAGGTTGTAGAGCCTCTCTTTGAGAGTATGCCGGATCACGAAATTTTGTTTGAGCTTGCCAAAAGGCTAGGCTACTATGACGAGCTAACGCGCACGATCAGAGACGCCGAAGGCAAGATCGAGTGGCCTGAGGTCGCTACGCGCGAGATCGCAAATATAATAAAAACTATCGGCATGACGGGTTGGACTCCGGAAAGGCTCAAAAGGCACCAAGAAAACTGGGATAAATTTGACGAAAAAACAAGTCTAGGAAAACCGGGCACCGTAGTCGAAGGCGAATACTACGGTCTGCCGTGGCCGTGCTGGACGGAGGATCATCCGGGCAGCCCGATACTTTACGATATAAACAAGTCCGTTAGGCAAGGCGGTATGGGTTTTAGAAACCGCTTCGGCTTAGAGCATAACGGAGTTAGCCAATTAGCCGCAGACGGTAGCGCGCCCGTAGATTCGTTTGTCAAGGGCGGATATCCGGAGATCAAAAAAGATAACATCGAAAAGGTGCTAGGCATCACGCTAACCGAAGATGAAAAGGCTAAAATAGGCGGCAGCTGGATACATGACGATAGTAATATCATCGCTAAAAAATGCATGGAGAAAAACATCGCTCCGTACGGCAACGCGCGAGCTAGGACGATCGTTTGGACTTTTGCGGATCAAATTCCTCTTCACAGAGAGCCGCTGCATACGCCTAGATTCGATCTAGCGCAGAAGTATCCGAGCTTTGAGGATAAGAAACTTCAAAACCGCGTCGATACAAAATTTAAATCCGTCCAGCTAGCAAAGGACTACTCAAAAGAATTTCCTATTATCCTCACGACGGCTCGCCTCGTAAATTTTAGCGGCGCGGGCATGGAGACGAGAGCTAGTATGTATCTAAGCCGCTTGACGCCTGAGATGTTTGCGGATATCCACCCTGAACTTGCGGCTAAACACGGCATTAAAAACTGGGATTTCATCTGGGTTCATTCGCCTGAAGGTACTAAGGTTAAGGTGCGCGCCAGAGTGGTACCGTCCGTTAAACCCGACACCATCTTTATGCCGTTTCATTATGCGGGTTATATGCAAGGCGTTGATATGACGGGTAATTTCCCGGAAGGCACCAAGCCTTATGCGGTAGGCGAGAGCGCAAATACCGTCACTAACTACGGATATGATATAAACACTCAGATTCCTGAAACCAAAAGCGGTCTATGCCGCATAGAAAAGGCGTAA
- the fdh3B gene encoding formate dehydrogenase FDH3 subunit beta, with translation MSEFNDNNRLKFYCDDDRCIDCNGCAVACDEAHELPLGIRRRRVITLNEGMPGKEISTSIACMHCEDAPCSLVCPVDCFYIRSDGIVLHDKDICIGCGYCLYACPFGAPQFPRDGVFGAKGSMDKCTMCAGGPLPTNSEAEREEYGQDRISEGKVPVCAAMCSTKALLVGESAMIEKIYGDRVKARGYGFKDLKQTLTWKLAYYAGDRLKIKS, from the coding sequence ATGAGCGAATTTAACGATAACAATAGACTTAAATTTTACTGCGACGACGATAGATGTATCGACTGTAACGGCTGCGCGGTGGCTTGCGACGAGGCTCACGAGCTGCCTCTTGGCATCCGCCGCCGCCGCGTCATCACGCTAAACGAAGGCATGCCCGGTAAGGAAATATCAACCTCGATAGCCTGCATGCACTGCGAGGACGCTCCGTGCTCGCTGGTTTGCCCGGTTGATTGCTTTTATATCAGAAGCGATGGTATCGTGCTACACGACAAAGATATCTGCATCGGCTGCGGATACTGCCTATACGCGTGTCCGTTCGGCGCGCCTCAGTTCCCGCGCGATGGAGTGTTCGGCGCCAAAGGCTCGATGGATAAGTGCACGATGTGTGCAGGCGGTCCGCTACCGACAAATAGCGAAGCCGAGCGCGAAGAGTACGGCCAGGATAGAATTTCCGAAGGCAAAGTGCCGGTTTGTGCGGCGATGTGCTCGACAAAGGCGCTGCTAGTAGGCGAATCTGCAATGATAGAGAAGATCTACGGCGATAGGGTCAAGGCACGCGGCTACGGCTTTAAAGACCTAAAGCAAACTCTGACTTGGAAGCTCGCCTACTATGCTGGCGATAGGCTTAAAATAAAATCTTAA